A single genomic interval of Lathyrus oleraceus cultivar Zhongwan6 chromosome 7, CAAS_Psat_ZW6_1.0, whole genome shotgun sequence harbors:
- the LOC127101318 gene encoding ras-related protein RABH1e — protein sequence MATVSPLAKYKLVFLGDQSVGKTSIITRFMYDKFDTTYQATIGIDFLSKTMYLEDRTVRLQLWDTAGQERFRSLIPSYIRDSSVAVIVYDVANRQSFLNTSKWVEEVRQERGSDVIIVLVGNKTDLVEKRQVSIEEGDTKSKEFGIMFIETSAKAGFNIKPLFRKIASALPGMETLSSTKQEDMVDVNLKPTVNSSNTEQQGGGCAC from the exons ATGGCGACGGTTTCACCTCTCGCCAAATACAAACTCGTTTTCTTAGGCGATCAATCGGTTGGTAAAACCAGCATCATCACCCGTTTCATGTACGACAAATTCGACACCACCTATCAG GCTACTATCGGTATTGACTTTTTGTCAAAAACAATGTACCTTGAAGATAGAACTGTTCGTTTGCAGCTTTG GGATACTGCAGGCCAAGAAAGATTTAGAAGTCTCATTCCAAGCTACATAAGAGATTCTTCTGTTGCAGTTATTGTATATGATGTAGCTA ACAGGCAATCATTTCTGAACACTAGCAAGTGGGTTGAGGAGGTGCGTCAAGAACGAGGCAGTGATGTTATCATTGTCTTGGTTGGAAACAAAACTGATCTTGTCGAGAAAAG GCAAGTTTCTATAGAGGAAGGAGATACCAAGTCCAAAGAGTTTGGAATCATGTTTATAGAAACAAGTGCAAAAGCAGGCTTCAATATCAAG CCTTTGTTTCGGAAGATTGCTTCTGCCTTGCCAGGGATGGAAACTCTTTCTTCTACAAAACAGGAAGACATGGTTGACGTAAATTTAAAACCCACGGTGAATTCATCCAATACAGAGCAGCAGGGAGGAGGTTGTGCATGTTAG
- the LOC127101317 gene encoding probable mitochondrial adenine nucleotide transporter BTL3, producing the protein MSHLIKQNKPSDLFFPGGLFLDATTLPTSFITSIPSSSSSSNSSTVSCFSWCIRKRVGYEILRVEGAINGGNCVFSSLSLSINGTDADNSHRYTRESNGVSEQHEKKVEEGVYQENEKEKESIRVNGSGAVNMTKHLWAGAFSAMVSRTFVAPLERLKLEYIVRGEQKSLVELIQTIAVSQGLKGFWKGNFVNILRTAPFKAINFYAYDTYKTKLVRMLGNEESTNFERFVAGAAAGITATLLCLPMDTIRTVMVAPGGEALGGVIGVFRHMIKTEGFFSLYKGLVPSIISMAPSGAVYYGVYDILKSAYLHSPEGMKRIQYMKEEAQDLNALEQLELGTVRTLLYGAIAGCCSEAATYPFEVVRRQLQLQVQATRLNALATCVKIVEQGGVPALYAGLTPSLLQVLPSAAISYFVYEFMKIVLKVEST; encoded by the exons atgTCCCACTTGATCAAACAAAACAAACCCTCAGATTTGTTCTTCCCAGGTGGTCTTTTCCTTGACGCTACCACCCTTCCCACATCCTTCATTACATCAattccatcttcttcttcttcatccaATTCATCCACAGTTTCATGTTTTTCTTGGTGTATCAGAAAAAGGGTCGGTTACGAGATTCTCAGGGTAGAAGGTGCCATTAATGGTGGCAATTGCGTTTTCTCGTCCTTGAGTCTGTCCATAAACGGAACCGACGCAGATAATAGCCATAGATACACTCGAGAATCCAATGGAGTTTCGGAGCAACACGAGAAAAAAGTGGAAGAAGGTGTGTATCAAGAGAACGAGAAGGAGAAGGAGAGTATTCGGGTTAACGGATCCGGTGCTGTTAACATGACCAAACATCTCTGGGCTGGTGCTTTTTCCGCCATGGTCTCAAG GACTTTTGTTGCACCACTTGAGAGACTTAAGCTCGAATACATTGTTCGCGGGGAACAGAAGAGTCTTGTTGAGCTCATTCAGACAATTGCAGTTTCTCAAGGGCTGAAAGGTTTTTGGAAAGGAAATTTTGTGAATATTCTTCGGACGGCGCCTTTTAAGGCTATAAACTTTTATGCGTATGATACATATAAAACTAAACTGGTGAGAATGTTGGGGAATGAAGAATCCACAAATTTTGAGAGGTTTGTTGCTGGTGCTGCTGCAGGGATTACGGCTACCTTGCTCTGCTTGCCCATGGACACT ATCAGGACGGTTATGGTAGCACCTGGTGGTGAAGCATTGGGAGGTGTAATTGGTGTCTTCCGTCATATGATCAAAACGGAGGGCTTCTTTTCTCTTTACAAAGGTTTAGTACCCTCCATTATCAGCATGGCACCTTCAGGGGCTGTCTACTATGGTGTTTACGATATTTTAAAGTCAGCATATCTGCATTCGCCCGAGGGAATGAAAAGAATCCAATATATGAAAGAAGAGGCTCAGGATTTGAATGCTTTGGAACAACTGGAATTGGGCACCGTTAGAACTTTATTATATGGTGCTATTGCTGGTTGTTGTTCTGAAGCTGCTACATATCCCTTTGAAGTTGTAAGGAGACAGCTTCAATTGCAAGTTCAGGCAACCCGGTTGAACGCGCTGGCGACTTGTGTCAAGATTGTTGAGCAAGGAGGTGTTCCTGCTCTCTATGCAGGATTAACTCCCAGCTTATTGCAG GTGTTACCATCTGCTGCTATTAGTTACTTTGTATACGAGTTCATGAAGATAGTTCTCAAAGTAGAATCAACTTAG
- the LOC127107829 gene encoding calmodulin-binding transcription activator 3 isoform X1, whose amino-acid sequence MIAEHTHTLLVTLTLSHRVNISAFTITIYIYSRPLSFPFFSLLSQIFHSSACVFIVQMAHNNRYLQPNQFDIQQILSEAQYRWLRPAEICQILTNYNHFQITSEPANMPPSGSLFLFDRKVMRYFRKDGHNWRKKKDGKTVREAHERLKAGSVEVLHCYYAHGEQNQNFQRRTYWMLEDELSHIVLVHYREVKGTKATLICSKDNEESNPPYAQQTYKAIPNTEMETSLPSSTNSAQPSSDYEEAESAFNSHANSDFYSFLEMQHPVVPKIKAQQLADFNCPLPLKGLTYDPSKLLGFSSWQDIFENNVGSHNVPFQPFFPETHFSDMRTNSTSQGYEVIGQHLSIGITKHHENRSLLQDKGNWQDSGFNSLSTSSWPKDNVCSGSTCEVSYSDNEQEVNKIDFQQSLEQFLLHPHQHHKVMQNIPHEILLQAEPMLKSDLEVGRRVDGIQDICFTSKKSLLHVSVAEEGLKKVDSFNRWMSKELGDVEESSKQSTSSAYWDTIESENGIDGITIPSQVRLDNYVLDPSICYDQLFTIIDYSPSWTFEDSEIKVLISGRFLRSQHEAEDCKWSCMFGEVEVPAEIIGNGVLCCHTPQHKAGRVPFYVTCSNRLACSEVREFDFRVNCTQEANTAGENSSSNSLDTFNKRFGELLLQDQEFPQSLDSTSVNEKSQLRSKIRSLFGREDDEWEKILKYTLERDFSPELVQEKLLQNLLKDKLYSWLLQKTTEDGKGPNVLDEGGQGVLHFAAALGYDWALEPTIVAGVNVNFRDVNGWTALHWAAFCGRERTVASLISLGAAPGALTDPCPQHPSGRTPADLASANGHKGIAGYLAESFLSAQLKSIDLKREAGENFGAKIVQRVHEHNTFQLSNERISHELSMKDSLAAVCNATQAAARIHQVFRVQSFQRKQQKEHGVDKFGISDERALSLIAANAKSHKFGQRDEPVHVAATRIQNKFRSWKGRKDFLIIRQRIVKIQAHVRGHQVRKNDGKIIWSVGIVEKIILRWRRKGSGLRGFKSEAISEGATVQGVSSSTEDDYDFLKEGRKQTEKRLEKALARVKSMAQYPDARDQYHRLLNVVTDIQENQVKQDWSSNNSEETRQRQFDNLVDLEALLDEDTFMSTDT is encoded by the exons ATGATAGCCGAGCACACTCACACTCTCCTAGTAACTCTAACCCTCTCTCACCGCGTTAACATTTCAGCTTTCACCATTACTATATATATATACTCTCGACCTTTATCTTTCCCTTTCTTTTCTCTCCTTTCTCAAATTTTTCATTCTTCTGCATGTGTTTTCATCGTCCAAATGGCTCACAACAATCGCTACCTTCAACCTAATCAATTCG ATATTCAGCAAATTTTGTCAGAAGCACAATATAGATGGTTGCGTCCAGCTGAAATTTGTCAAATTCTCACTAATTATAACCACTTTCAGATTACTTCTGAGCCTGCAAATATGCCTCCAA GTGGTTCACTTTTCCTATTTGATCGGAAGGTGATGAGATACTTCAGAAAAGATGGACATAACTGGAGGAAGAAAAAAGATGGAAAAACTGTTAGGGAAGCTCACGAGAGACTCAAG GCTGGGAGTGTGGAGGTGTTGCACTGCTACTACGCTCATGGAGAACAAAATCAAAATTTTCAAAGACGAACTTACTGGATGCTTGAGGA TGAACTCTCGCACATTGTTCTAGTCCATTATCGGGAAGTCAAG GGAACCAAGGCAACTTTAATATGTTCCAAAGATAATGAAGAATCCAATCCTCCTTACGCTCAACAAACATACAAGGCTATACCCAACACAGAGATGGAGACTTCTTTACCGTCTAGCACAAATAGTGCTCAACCATCATCAGATTACGAAGAGGCTGAATCAG CATTCAATAGCCATGCAAATTCCGATTTCTACTCTTTTCTTGAGATGCAACACCCTGTTGTTCCGAAGATTAAAGCTCAACAACTTGCTGATTTTAACTGTCCTCTACCACTCAAAG GGTTGACATATGATCCCTCAAAACTCCTTGGCTTTTCATCATGGCAAGATATCTTCGAAAATAATGTCGGAAGTCATAATGTGCCTTTTCAGCCTTTTTTTCCTGAAACACATTTCAGTGACATGAGAACAAATAGTACTTCTCAAGGATATGAAGTAATAGGGCAACATCTAAGCATCGGCATTACTAAACACCATGAGAACAGAAGTCTTTTACAAGATAAAGGAAATTGGCAG GATTCTGGTTTTAATTCTTTAAGCACATCCAGTTGGCCCAAAGATAATGTGTGTTCAGGCTCAACATGTGAGGTTAGTTATAGTGACAATGAGCAGGAAGTTAATAAAATTGATTTTCAACAATCCTTGGAACAGTTCCTTCTTCATCCACACCAACACCACAAAGTTATGCAAAATATCCCTCACGAAATACTTTTACAAGCAGAACCCATGTTAAAATCGGATCTAGAAGTCGGTAGAAGAGTAGATGGAATACAAGACATTTGTTTCACTTCAAAGAAGAGTTTATTGCATGTATCTGTGGCAGAAGAGGGTCTGAAGAAGGTTGACAGTTTCAACCGATGGATGAGTAAAGAACTAGGAGATGTCGAAGAATCGAGCAAGCAATCCACTTCCAGTGCTTATTGGGATACAATCGAAAGTGAAAATGGAATTGACGGTATAACTATTCCTTCCCAAGTGCGCCTAGACAACTATGTCTTGGATCCATCTATTTGCTACGATCAGCTTTTCACAATCATTGATTATTCCCCAAGTTGGACATTTGAAGACTCAGAAATTAAG GTTCTCATTTCAGGACGATTCTTAAGGAGTCAGCATGAAGCAGAAGACTGTAAATGGTCATGCATGTTTGGCGAGGTAGAAGTGCCAGCGGAGATAATTGGGAACGGTGTTCTTTGCTGTCATACTCCACAACACAAGGCTGGCAGGGTTCCTTTCTATGTAACATGTTCTAATAGGTTAGCATGCAGTGAAGTGCGTGAATTTGATTTTCGAGTCAATTGTACTCAAGAAGCCAACACTGCAGGTGAGAACAGTAGCAGCAACAGTCTTGATACTTTTAATAAACGGTTTGGAGAACTGTTGTTGCAGGATCAAGAGTTCCCTCAGAGTTTAGATTCAACTAGTGTGAATGAGAAATCTCAACTGAGAAGTAAAATCCGTTCATTGTTTGGGAGGGAGGATGATGAGTGGGAAAAAATACTGAAATATACTCTAGAAAGAGATTTTTCTCCAGAACTTGTACAGGAGAAGCTGCTTCAAAATCTTCTAAAAGATAAGCTATATTCATGGCTCCTTCAGAAAACAACCGAAGATGGAAAAGGCCCAAATGTATTAGATGAAGGTGGTCAAGGTGTGCTTCATTTTGCAGCTGCTCTTGGCTACGATTGGGCCTTGGAACCAACAATAGTTGCTGGTGTGAATGTGAACTTTCGCGATGTTAATGGATGGACTGCTCTTCATTGGGCAGCTTTTTGTGGCAG GGAGAGAACAGTTGCTTCCCTCATATCTCTTGGAGCAGCACCAGGAGCACTTACTGACCCATGTCCACAACATCCTTCTGGTAGAACACCAGCTGACCTAGCTTCTGCAAATGGACACAAAGGAATTGCTGGTTATCTTGCAGAATCTTTCCTGAGTGCACAACTCAAGTCTATTGATTTAAAAAGAGAAGCGGGAGAAAATTTTGGAGCAAAAATAGTACAAAGAGTCCATGAACATAACACTTTTCAACTTAGCAATGAGAGAATATCACATGAATTGTCGATGAAAGATTCATTGGCTGCAGTGTGCAATGCAACTCAAGCTGCTGCTCGTATTCATCAAGTTTTCAGAGTGCAATCGTTTCAGAGAAAACAGCAAAAGGAACATGGTGTTGATAAATTTGGAATATCTGATGAACGCGCTCTTTCACTGATAGCAGCGAATGCCAAGTCGCACAAGTTTGGACAACGTGATGAGCCTGTTCATGTTGCTGCAACACGAATTCAGAACAAGTTTCGCAGTTGGAAAGGCAGAAAAGATTTTTTGATTATACGACAGCGAATTGTAAAAATTCAG GCTCACGTGAGAGGTCACCAGGTTAGGAAAAACGATGGGAAGATAATTTGGTCGGTTGGGATCGTGGAAAAGATTATATTGCGTTGGCGTCGAAAAGGTAGTGGTTTGCGTGGATTCAAATCAGAGGCCATCTCCGAGGGAGCTACGGTACAAGGTGTATCATCTTCCACTGAAGATGACTACGATTTTTTGAAAGAAGGCAGAAAGCAAACTGAGAAAAGGTTGGAGAAAGCACTTGCTAGGGTGAAGTCGATGGCTCAGTATCCAGATGCAAGAGACCAATACCACAGACTATTGAATGTTGTAACTGATATACAAGAAAACCAG GTAAAGCAAGATTGGAGTTCTAACAATTCAGAAGAAACAAGACAAAGACAATTCGATAACCTCGTTGATCTTGAAGCATTGTTGGACGAAGATACTTTCATGTCTACAGACACTTAG
- the LOC127107829 gene encoding calmodulin-binding transcription activator 3 isoform X2: METSLPSSTNSAQPSSDYEEAESAFNSHANSDFYSFLEMQHPVVPKIKAQQLADFNCPLPLKGLTYDPSKLLGFSSWQDIFENNVGSHNVPFQPFFPETHFSDMRTNSTSQGYEVIGQHLSIGITKHHENRSLLQDKGNWQDSGFNSLSTSSWPKDNVCSGSTCEVSYSDNEQEVNKIDFQQSLEQFLLHPHQHHKVMQNIPHEILLQAEPMLKSDLEVGRRVDGIQDICFTSKKSLLHVSVAEEGLKKVDSFNRWMSKELGDVEESSKQSTSSAYWDTIESENGIDGITIPSQVRLDNYVLDPSICYDQLFTIIDYSPSWTFEDSEIKVLISGRFLRSQHEAEDCKWSCMFGEVEVPAEIIGNGVLCCHTPQHKAGRVPFYVTCSNRLACSEVREFDFRVNCTQEANTAGENSSSNSLDTFNKRFGELLLQDQEFPQSLDSTSVNEKSQLRSKIRSLFGREDDEWEKILKYTLERDFSPELVQEKLLQNLLKDKLYSWLLQKTTEDGKGPNVLDEGGQGVLHFAAALGYDWALEPTIVAGVNVNFRDVNGWTALHWAAFCGRERTVASLISLGAAPGALTDPCPQHPSGRTPADLASANGHKGIAGYLAESFLSAQLKSIDLKREAGENFGAKIVQRVHEHNTFQLSNERISHELSMKDSLAAVCNATQAAARIHQVFRVQSFQRKQQKEHGVDKFGISDERALSLIAANAKSHKFGQRDEPVHVAATRIQNKFRSWKGRKDFLIIRQRIVKIQAHVRGHQVRKNDGKIIWSVGIVEKIILRWRRKGSGLRGFKSEAISEGATVQGVSSSTEDDYDFLKEGRKQTEKRLEKALARVKSMAQYPDARDQYHRLLNVVTDIQENQVKQDWSSNNSEETRQRQFDNLVDLEALLDEDTFMSTDT, from the exons ATGGAGACTTCTTTACCGTCTAGCACAAATAGTGCTCAACCATCATCAGATTACGAAGAGGCTGAATCAG CATTCAATAGCCATGCAAATTCCGATTTCTACTCTTTTCTTGAGATGCAACACCCTGTTGTTCCGAAGATTAAAGCTCAACAACTTGCTGATTTTAACTGTCCTCTACCACTCAAAG GGTTGACATATGATCCCTCAAAACTCCTTGGCTTTTCATCATGGCAAGATATCTTCGAAAATAATGTCGGAAGTCATAATGTGCCTTTTCAGCCTTTTTTTCCTGAAACACATTTCAGTGACATGAGAACAAATAGTACTTCTCAAGGATATGAAGTAATAGGGCAACATCTAAGCATCGGCATTACTAAACACCATGAGAACAGAAGTCTTTTACAAGATAAAGGAAATTGGCAG GATTCTGGTTTTAATTCTTTAAGCACATCCAGTTGGCCCAAAGATAATGTGTGTTCAGGCTCAACATGTGAGGTTAGTTATAGTGACAATGAGCAGGAAGTTAATAAAATTGATTTTCAACAATCCTTGGAACAGTTCCTTCTTCATCCACACCAACACCACAAAGTTATGCAAAATATCCCTCACGAAATACTTTTACAAGCAGAACCCATGTTAAAATCGGATCTAGAAGTCGGTAGAAGAGTAGATGGAATACAAGACATTTGTTTCACTTCAAAGAAGAGTTTATTGCATGTATCTGTGGCAGAAGAGGGTCTGAAGAAGGTTGACAGTTTCAACCGATGGATGAGTAAAGAACTAGGAGATGTCGAAGAATCGAGCAAGCAATCCACTTCCAGTGCTTATTGGGATACAATCGAAAGTGAAAATGGAATTGACGGTATAACTATTCCTTCCCAAGTGCGCCTAGACAACTATGTCTTGGATCCATCTATTTGCTACGATCAGCTTTTCACAATCATTGATTATTCCCCAAGTTGGACATTTGAAGACTCAGAAATTAAG GTTCTCATTTCAGGACGATTCTTAAGGAGTCAGCATGAAGCAGAAGACTGTAAATGGTCATGCATGTTTGGCGAGGTAGAAGTGCCAGCGGAGATAATTGGGAACGGTGTTCTTTGCTGTCATACTCCACAACACAAGGCTGGCAGGGTTCCTTTCTATGTAACATGTTCTAATAGGTTAGCATGCAGTGAAGTGCGTGAATTTGATTTTCGAGTCAATTGTACTCAAGAAGCCAACACTGCAGGTGAGAACAGTAGCAGCAACAGTCTTGATACTTTTAATAAACGGTTTGGAGAACTGTTGTTGCAGGATCAAGAGTTCCCTCAGAGTTTAGATTCAACTAGTGTGAATGAGAAATCTCAACTGAGAAGTAAAATCCGTTCATTGTTTGGGAGGGAGGATGATGAGTGGGAAAAAATACTGAAATATACTCTAGAAAGAGATTTTTCTCCAGAACTTGTACAGGAGAAGCTGCTTCAAAATCTTCTAAAAGATAAGCTATATTCATGGCTCCTTCAGAAAACAACCGAAGATGGAAAAGGCCCAAATGTATTAGATGAAGGTGGTCAAGGTGTGCTTCATTTTGCAGCTGCTCTTGGCTACGATTGGGCCTTGGAACCAACAATAGTTGCTGGTGTGAATGTGAACTTTCGCGATGTTAATGGATGGACTGCTCTTCATTGGGCAGCTTTTTGTGGCAG GGAGAGAACAGTTGCTTCCCTCATATCTCTTGGAGCAGCACCAGGAGCACTTACTGACCCATGTCCACAACATCCTTCTGGTAGAACACCAGCTGACCTAGCTTCTGCAAATGGACACAAAGGAATTGCTGGTTATCTTGCAGAATCTTTCCTGAGTGCACAACTCAAGTCTATTGATTTAAAAAGAGAAGCGGGAGAAAATTTTGGAGCAAAAATAGTACAAAGAGTCCATGAACATAACACTTTTCAACTTAGCAATGAGAGAATATCACATGAATTGTCGATGAAAGATTCATTGGCTGCAGTGTGCAATGCAACTCAAGCTGCTGCTCGTATTCATCAAGTTTTCAGAGTGCAATCGTTTCAGAGAAAACAGCAAAAGGAACATGGTGTTGATAAATTTGGAATATCTGATGAACGCGCTCTTTCACTGATAGCAGCGAATGCCAAGTCGCACAAGTTTGGACAACGTGATGAGCCTGTTCATGTTGCTGCAACACGAATTCAGAACAAGTTTCGCAGTTGGAAAGGCAGAAAAGATTTTTTGATTATACGACAGCGAATTGTAAAAATTCAG GCTCACGTGAGAGGTCACCAGGTTAGGAAAAACGATGGGAAGATAATTTGGTCGGTTGGGATCGTGGAAAAGATTATATTGCGTTGGCGTCGAAAAGGTAGTGGTTTGCGTGGATTCAAATCAGAGGCCATCTCCGAGGGAGCTACGGTACAAGGTGTATCATCTTCCACTGAAGATGACTACGATTTTTTGAAAGAAGGCAGAAAGCAAACTGAGAAAAGGTTGGAGAAAGCACTTGCTAGGGTGAAGTCGATGGCTCAGTATCCAGATGCAAGAGACCAATACCACAGACTATTGAATGTTGTAACTGATATACAAGAAAACCAG GTAAAGCAAGATTGGAGTTCTAACAATTCAGAAGAAACAAGACAAAGACAATTCGATAACCTCGTTGATCTTGAAGCATTGTTGGACGAAGATACTTTCATGTCTACAGACACTTAG